A portion of the Luxibacter massiliensis genome contains these proteins:
- a CDS encoding DUF5348 domain-containing protein: MRQGALTLDAQTGRMDIRFDLENYYGGLHCGECLDILINGDWVPTRIEMGDGWYLTGIKTDNLEGLIVRI; this comes from the coding sequence ATGAGACAAGGAGCATTAACATTAGATGCCCAGACTGGGAGAATGGATATCCGATTTGATCTGGAGAATTATTACGGAGGTCTCCACTGCGGAGAGTGTCTGGATATTCTTATCAATGGAGATTGGGTACCGACCAGAATTGAAATGGGAGACGGTTGGTATCTGACTGGGATCAAGACGGACAATCTTGAAGGTCTGATTGTAAGAATTTAA
- a CDS encoding DUF6462 family protein, with protein sequence MISDRTKAYYDLKKRNDVRESAKRLRRQFLRYKDAEIVYSITHKKLLELAGKAGAIYRMDGTVLINRDIFDEYLEQFHEPSTLASQEDKE encoded by the coding sequence ATGATTAGTGACAGGACGAAAGCCTATTATGATTTGAAAAAACGAAATGATGTGCGAGAAAGTGCAAAGAGACTGCGCAGGCAGTTCCTCCGGTATAAGGATGCAGAAATCGTCTATAGCATTACGCACAAGAAACTGTTGGAGCTCGCTGGTAAAGCAGGAGCCATATATCGAATGGATGGAACTGTTCTGATTAACCGGGATATTTTTGATGAATATCTGGAACAGTTTCATGAGCCGAGTACCTTGGCTTCACAGGAGGATAAAGAATGA